GGACGGCGAGGGTCCGAGCCTCACTGCTGGCGTCCCTGGTGGCGCAGAGTGTGGGGCTCAGGTCACTCCAGAGAACCCTCCAACAAGGCGCGCacaactccccccgcccccgcccgcctccCGGGCTGGGGTTCAGACCGGGGTGGGGTGCAAGGTGGccctccagccccccaccacACGACGGCGGCTCCTGTGTTGGCCCTCTAGAGTGTCGCCCCAACGGCTCAGAGCCGCTCTTTGGGGCTGGGCCAGGTGCGGCCCCAGGACGCGcctccgggggcggggcctcgggcttcgggggcggggcctcggggcGGGGCTGTGGGGGCGCAAGTGGGACGCGGTGGGGAAAGCGGTCAGCGCAGGTGAACCGCGCGCCCGCCCTTGACCTGAGCTTTGCCCTCAGAGAAATGGGGTTCCATGAATAGGACAGAAGAGAGCTGGATTTGTGTAGGAAACCGCCtgttctcggggcgcctggggggctcagtcggtgaagcgtctgccttccgctcaggtcatgatcccggggtctttggatggagccccgcgtcaggctccctgcgagcctgcttctccctctccctctgcctgctgctcgctccccttgcttctgctctctctctgtgtcaaataaataaaatcttaaaaaagaaaactgcctgttctttaaatgttggcCAAATCTCTCAACATAAAAATCCTATGCAGGACAGGGCCTTACATGCCCACCACGAGGCTCCGCAGCAaaggctgggagctgggctgggggcagcctGGGACTCTGGACAAGTGAGGTAAGCTCCCTGCACTCTGGTTGTTACGCGGTAACGTGGGACACTGGTGGTGACTGTGGGGTGCTCGGTGAGCCCCGGAAGGGCTCTGTAGGTGCCGCACCGGTGATGGGCCCATGCTTCTGGGCCACTGCAGGCCAGGAGACCCCCCACAGccaccatgggggtggggggaggctttGACACCTGACCCCCACCTCAGGGATGGGAATGGGGGTGCCGTGGCACAGAAGGGTGGCGGGTGAGCCTGGGAGGGCCTGCGCCACCCCTCTTCCTCAGCTCCCTGGACGGGGCCAGGCCCCCTGCGCACTGAGGCTCTGCCCACTGCCAGGTCAGCCTCTGTTTCTGGGCAGGATGGAGAGAGCAGACTCTGGGGGCCCTGAGGCAGGGTCTGTGGTGGGTGgggtcccagccccaggcagcctgCATGCTCCTCCACTTGAGGGCCTCCCCCCAGCTCAGCCCCTTTAGCGCCTGGTGGTCATGATTGAGCCCATACCCCTTCTGTGAGACCCTCCTTCCAAACTCCACACTGGATCAACGCCTGGATGTGCATTCTGGGTTTGCACATGGCCAACAAACAGGTGTGACGATTGTTTGGCCAAGGAGAAGCCGGACACCCACCACCTGCTCCCAGAACTGCAGCAGACCACTTCTCTCTGAAACACACCCTGGGGGCTTCCTGGGGCACAGCTCGTCCAATGTGCAAACTGTACTGTGGCCATGGTGCCATGAGCTGGCCCTCCCTGGAGTCCGAGCAGCTCTCCGGGACTCACAAAgcctggagggggcagggggccccGAGGGGCAGCCTCTGTGGAGCTGAGACTCATCCTGTGGGAAGGCGGTAATTGAGAAGAATGTAGGCTACTTACAAATACAAACTTAGGGAAGGGCCTGGAAGGGCCCTGAAGCTTCTGCTCCACCAGCCTCGCGGGGaatctgcccaccccaccccatcacGCACTCCTCCCGTGCTCGTCAAGTCTGGGTTTTGCACACCAATTTCCTTAAATCCTTTATACTTATGCTGCTTCTCTCCTGGGAAACCATGCTTCGAGCCTCTGGTCCTCTCGGCCGCAGGGAGGCCCTCTCAGGTCGTGGGAGGGTCTCACTTGTGCTGACTGTGCTTGGGGTCAAGTGCTCTGAACACTGGACACTCCCAGTCCCTCCGAGCTACAGTGTTCCAGCCGCTAGGACTCAGCACATTCCACCTGGTGGtcagggcaggcagggagggacccTCCTCAGTCCTCTGGCCTCCATGCCTGGTGCCCAGGCCTCCTGTCGGCCCAAGCAAAGGCCAGAGAGTGAATCGGGGGACAGAGCGCAGTGGGCTCCAACCCCCATGGCATCCTACAGATGCGGAAACAAGGTTCTGTTCACCCCTCCTCGAGGTCAGAACGGGGACATTTTCCAGCAGGAACATGTGCTGGGCGGTAGGGGCCATCTCCAGGTGACTGGGACAGAGGGCCTGAAGAAGGCCCCATCccccagagggagagaggctcCTCCTCGACTGCTCTGGTCAGTGGGCTCTGGGGGAGCACCCCACGCACGGCCACCTCTCTGCTGGggccctcctccatcccctcacccccaaaccCCCAGAGCACCTCTCTtcaccctcctctcccctccaagCAGCCTGTTGCCCCTGCACACACCCCCGGGGCCAGGTGGCCGGCAGCAAGAGCCACTTTTGTCCGTCTTGTCGTTGGCAGTTCTCAGACTTGCCTCGCTCCTGCTGGCCTAGCTGCCTGCCCCCAAGCTCCAGGTTCAGGGACACACCgttcccttcctcccctcaccctcctggcCCAGGACGGCCCTGCCCCGACTCCGCCACTCTCCTGTTAGCCTCACCTCCTCCATTGGCCCCAACCACAGAAAACGGTgctggtgggggtgaggaggtgcGTGCGTGAGGGGGAGGACCCCCAACTTGGGATGGGGTTAGAAGACATGGTTCTAAACCTGCTGTCGGACTCACCAGCCGTATGACCTCGGGTAAGGTGCTAGacctctctgcctccatttccccGTCTCTAAGAGCATTGAGCCTGCAGGGGCCGAGTGAGGGTCCAGACGAGCTctactgggaggaggagggggcttcCTGGGCATTCAGCCGAGGCTGGCAGCCCAGAGCATCACACCATGGGTTCATTTTCTGGAGGACACGCTATGGGGGTCTGTGGTTGAGGCGCACCCTCCCCCCTGTGATCCCGCCACCACCAGGCTCCCCACCCTCATGGCTCCTAAGGCTCAGGGGCAGCGCAGCCTGGTACTGTCCATCATGCCAGGGGCTGCCGCTCAGCGACGGAAGGAAATACACCCAGCAAAGGGGTCCCCGAAGGCTGCGTGCCATGCGGCTCCTTTCTACAGCGGTTTCAGGGACGGAGAGGACAGTAGTGGTTGCTGGGGGaaaggaggggttgggggggctgcACAGGGCAACGTGGGGGTCCCTGTGGGGTAGGCCAGTCCCACGTCTCGCGGTGTCACTCTCACTATCCTGGGTGACCTTGCATGACCAGATGTTCTGAAAGATGATGATTCCACTGGGAGAACAGGGCAAGAATCATGGGATCTTTGTGGTATTTTTTACAACTGCGTGTGAATCTACAATTCtctcaaaattaagaatttaatttttaaaagttaaatagaaaaaagGGGATGGGGCCAAGGAGATGGCAGAGGTCCAAGACATGCCTGGCCCAGAAGATCGGGGTGGGGAGaggtctctctgtccctctctgtgggtgggctgcagggtggggggtgtcttcctcctctccccctttccAGTGTCAACTTCCCCCTCAACCCTCAGCAACCCCCCTTTCCAAATAACAACAGCTAGCATTTGCTGGGAGCCCAAAACAGGAAGAGGAGGGCAGAAATGGCACCCCCCCCCAGGTCTGACCTCCTGGGGCCTCCATGCCCACCCAGGCCTGGGCCTGAGGATGAGCTGATGGGCCCCTAGCCAGGGAAGCCTCTTCCCAAGAATGGGGTcacccagaggggaggggtgcacttgtggggcaggggaggctcTGGACATAGAACAGACTGGCAGGGGGGCTGAGGGACAGATGCCCTATCCTGGAAGAGGCCCACCACTGTCCTTCCCCCCGGGGCAGCGACACCCACAGGAAGGGcaccctgcctcccttcccctcccccatcctccccaagGATGACTACTGCCCGGGGGAGGCCCCAGGCTTGCTGAGACATCCCAGAGGTCCTGAGCCCAGCTGGGGGCTACAATGGGGTTCAAGGGAGGGGCTGACGGGCTCCCTGGAACCGTGGAGACCAATCGGTCCAGACGCAGATCAGGAATAGCAGCCCAGGCAGGCGTAGTGATGGCAGAAGCAGCTGCTCCAATCCTGCTCTGTTCCCTGGGGTGGTGACGACTGTCACCCACCTGCCAGTCCACTCATGAGGTCACTGCTGCTCCCCACAGGTCTTCCCACGGGTTCCTGGGAGCGGGGCACAGGCTGGGACCGCGAGCAGAGCCCTCTTTCCTGCACCCACCCCTCCAAGCCTCGACAGGACCCCGGGACAGGGCCCCGGCATAGGCGCGGCAGGCCTCGGTTTACTCCTCTCTGCGCAATCCTGCTCTGGGCGTGGCTTTCGGAAGAGCCACTCGTGGTGGTTCCCAAGTCGGGGAGGAACCAGGTTCCCCAGGGAGGGAGCGAAGCCTCGGGACTGCTCTGTCCTCCTGGGACCGGGGTggagggcggggccgggggccggaCAAGTGGCTCGAGTCCGAGTCCGAGTCCGGGTCTTGGGACCAGacagcgccccccgccccgccccgccccgccccgcgcggtCTTCCCGAAGCTCTTCAAGTGGAGGGGCCCGACCCGGCGGAGTCTCCCCGCACCCCGGGGCCCTGGGCTAccgccccaccctgcccccacccccaggtcggGCGGGGCGTCACAGAGGCCCGCGGTCCCCATGGCAACCGCCGGACGCGGCGGCGCGCGCTGGGCGCACAGTCAGCCGGTTGGCTCTCTCCGCTCCGGGAGGCAGGGCAAGTGGGCGCTCCTGGAGGCTGGGCGCGGGCCGGGGAGGCAGGCTGgtagctggggaggggagggggtggaccTGGGGGCTTCTGGAAGGCCCAGGAGGGTGTAGGTCTGGGATCCCAGCCAGAGCACAGAGCGGCCCCTTCCCCAAATTCACGACCAGCCCCTCTGCGATTTTCCAACCGAGAGACTGCTTGCGACTGGGAAACATCCCTGAACCCACAGTCAGACCCAGGGGCCAGAGCAGGACTTAGGCTGGGGTTCCTGGGGTCATGCTTCACCTCATCCCAGATACCCTCTCTGTTGTACCCAGGGCCTGCTCTGGCTTGTCTGCCCTGGGAAGGTGAAGGGCTGGCCTTTGGGGAGGCAGGCAGACTTGGGTCCCAACCTCACTGCCACTTAgcagtgtggccttgggcaggtcactcaGCCTGTCGGCTTTCTTTGTAATTCATCCAACCCTTGGGTTGCTGGGACTACCTGAGCTCTCCCAAGTGAAGCCACCAGCCTGCACAAGGAGCTGTCTCACTGTcgagggcgggggggaggggggggcgggctgGGACCTGGGACAGCAGTCGGATTGCTGGCCCCTTCTCCAAGGAGCACCAGCTTGCAGGACCAATCCTTGCGGCCCGTGGCCTGCCCCAGCCGGCCCCAGCCTCCCCAAGGTGGGCCACTGCCCCCTAGAGCTGGGAGCCGAGGCAGGGTAGCACAGAAGGAGAGTCAGGCCCTGGAGTTGGTGGCTGGCCTCCAGCCCTGAACTGAGAGCAAGCTACGAAGCACTTTAGCCTCAGGCCACCCTTCTGTGAGATGAGATGACAGGACCTCACCACCCTGAGGGGCTTCAAGGCATAGAGTGGGGGCTCAGTAACTAACTAGAAGGCGAGGCCCGGGCTACCCTGCCTCCTTCACTGGCTCTGGCCACCACCTGGCCTTGTCTTGGGCTGAGCCCTGGCCCTTTGCTCTGATCTGCAGTGACAGTGAGGCATGGAAGGTCCGCAGGGACGTGGTGTCCCCCGGGGGGAGTCTGGTGCCGCACAGACAGGATCGCATTGAATCCTCTCAACAGTCCCGAGGCAGCACCTTCACCCCATTCAGACGAGGACCTGAGGCTTTGgccaggccacacagctggtcagtggcTAGGGTTCCTGCCCAGGCCCGTCTAGCCCTAGGGCCCATTGTCTCAGCCCTTCCCCGTGTCCCTGTGTCATCACAATGGATAATCAGTAGAGTGGTTGCCCCTCAGTGTCCAGTTTTATCCGGATCGGCAGCCTTTTCCCAGAGAGATGTGCTCTCCCCACGAGCTCCTCCCCCTGGGGGCGGACAGAGGGCCCAGTATGGAGGGCAGTGGGCCTgaagccacccctcccccacacacactgacCTGAGTGAGCCCCTGGGTGGGTGCAGAGGCCAACTGACCGTGTCAGCTCacaccccaccctctgccccctgctcccagACATGAACTTCCAGGTGACAGGCCTGGGCCTGGACAAGATGAAGCTAGACAGTCCCCAGTCCTTCCTGGATCAGGAGGAGGCCGAGGAGGCTGAGGATCAGCAGCTGCTGGAACCAGAGGCTTGGAGGGCCTACATGGAGCGCCGCACGGTGCTGCGCGAGTTCCTGACCTCGGATCTGAGCCCCCACCTGCTCAAGCGCCACCATGCCCGCATGGAACTGCTCAAGAAGTGTTCCTACTACATCGAGATCCTCCCCAAGCACCTGGCCCTGGGGGACCAGAACCCCCTGGTGCTGCCCAACACCATGTTCCAGCTCATCGACCCCTGGAAGTTCCAGCGCATGAAGAAGGTGGGCACCGCCCAGACCAAGATCCAACTCCTGCTGCTCGGGGACCTGCTGGAGCAGCTGGACCATGGCCGCGCCGAGCTGGATGCTCTGCTGGAGTCGCCTGACCCGCGGCCCTTTCTggcgggctgggggctggtggCACAGAGGCTGGCAGACCTGTCGGCAGTCATGGACAGCTTCCTGGCCATGATGGTACCTGGGCGCTTGCACATCAAGCACCGTCTGGTGTCTGACGTTGGCGCCACCAAGATCCCGCGCATCAGGCTCATGCTGAGCACCAAGATGCCCGTCATGTTCGACCGAAAGGAGTCGGTGGCCCACCAGGACTGGGCCAGCCTGCGCTGGTTTGTCACCACCCAGCCGGCGGCCCCGGAGCAGTTCGAGCTGCGCTTCAAGCTGCTGGACCCACGGACACAGCAGGAGTGCATGCAGTGCGGCATCATCCCCGTGGCCGCCTGCACCTTCGACGTCCACAACTTGCTGCCCAACCGCTCCTACAGGTTCACCGTCAAGAGAGCAGAGAGCTACACGCTGGTGTACGAGCCTTGGAGGGACAGCCTCACCCTGCAGACGAGGCCGGGGCCCCCAGAAGGGCCCACCCCCAGTCGGCTAGGCAAGCCGGGCCTGCCCCTGACCACACTTTCTGAGAgatgattttctaatatttatccACTAATAAAgactataaacacacacacacaattaaagaAACAAACCTACTTACGTTTTAGACGCAGCTGCAGCTGTGCGAGTCTGACTCTGCGCagcctcccccccagccccaggccccccaggttcctgcccccttcccagggGACACCCCAGGCTGGACCTTCCAGGATCGCTGTCCCCGGAGAAAGACGAGCAGCCCTGGCAGCTGGCTGCCCCGAGCAAGGACGAGAGCTTCTCCGAGGGGCCCTGCCAAAGCGGCAGCCCCTCCTGCATCTCCCCCTCCCCGTCTCCGGCACCGTAAGCAGCCCCGCAACCCTGGCACAGGCCCTGGCTGTCTCTTCCTGTGTCCTAGGCCAGGGCTCCCTAAGGGGAACAATAACCTCGTTGGGGGCAGTCATGCCCCATCCTATTGCCCCCAGCATCACTGGAGTTAGGGCAGAGGGCGCCCAGGCCATCAGgacattgtgttttttaaatgacaaggTCTTCTCCCCAAAAGAAGCTGAAGCTCATCTGTACTCCTGTCCTAAGGTGGCTGAGGGCCCCAGGCAAGGGAGCCTGGCAGAGGGCCTCCCCGAGACACAGGCCAGTGCCCAGCCCCGTGTGGGGGGCcggcccctccctgctgcctcaGTAGGCTgtccttgcccccctccccccgcacggTCGTGTGACCACCAGTGTGGCCagcagccccctcccttcccacgCCCACGTCCACGTCCTGACGCAGGTGATGCGAAGGTCGGCATCTGCCTGCTGCTGCAGCTTGGCTGTGTCCAGGTCCAGGAGGGACTGCACCGTGTGCCATGGCCAAGGGGAGCTGCCAGTATGCTGAGCTGTCCTCCGCTCCCTTGCCCACCATACGGGCCACTAGGCCCTCTGAGAGCAGAAGGCCTACAGGGCAAGATGACTGGGAACAGGGACTGTCTCCCCCACTGGCAGAGAAGTGGTTTGGAGAGAGCAGGTCCCCAGCTGTCGGAAAGGCCCCAGgacctgcccacccccacccccacccccacccaaaccCGCTATAGACAGAGGGGGAGACGGTCCTCCTAGGCCTCTCCAGTAGCTGACCCACTGTGCGCCACTGCATGCCATTCAGGGGGTCAAGCCAGACTGTCACACCCTCTGTGGCATCATGTGGCTATGGGGCGGACACTCCTGGGTGTTCCTCAGGGTCCCGTCACCCCAAAGCATCCtggagaggggggaaggagggggaggggtccAGAGCAAAGCCATGGTACTCCTCGGAAATGACCGGAAATGACCAGCGGTGGAGGTAGGGCACAGGgtagggggaggaggcagggagagaagcaagaaCTGGCCAGGGACCAGGGATTGGGCTTTGTGCCAGGTCATACCATCCATCCCACCAAGAAGGGGGCAGGCTGGAGTCGCGGTTCTCCAAGGCAGGCGGCTATGGGCCAGGCGGCTGGGGGTCATCCCAGATCCCCGCGCCTCCAGCCCTCATGCGACGGCAGCTGCCCAGAGGCCAGCCCCGCGGCAGGTCCCCGCTGTGAGGGCCCCGCACCACCAGGCCTGGCGCGCCCGCGTCTTTGGACCTCGCTCGCGCGCAGGGCCAAGCGCTTTTTCTCTGCGCCGAGCTCCGTTTGTTTCGCCGCCTTGCACGAGAACGCGCCGGACTCCAAACCTTGACCCTCTTTGCGGCGACGCCCGCCCTCCGCCTGCGGCCCCGCCTCGCGCCGCCTCTGCGCGCAGGTGCCCCGCCCGCCCTGGTTCCCCGCCGCCCCGCGCGCGCTCCGGGCTTCAGCGCCCGCTCCTCtgtgaagccctccctgactccaGGCTGAAGAGGTCCCGACTTCCTGCCGCAGGGCGCCTGTTGGTCCTCGTTCCGACTGCTTTCGACCAGGTAGTAAAACTCCTCCATGCCTGCGTGGTTGGCCTGGAATGAAAGTGCGCTCCCCGGCGGGGCCCGTCTGGCTCCCTCTGCAGCCTCACAAGGAACACACAGGCCTCGGAGCAGGCCTTTGACTCCTTGACTCTCTGTGACCTCCACACCCGTCTGATACCCATGCGGGCACCTAGGGAAGCCAGGGCCTGGGCCCGCCTTCCTCCATACAGTAGTGCTGTTGGAGGTACTGGGCACCGGGCGACAAACCAACCAGGTGCGGAATGGCCACAGTTGGCTTGGAGGAGGTGTGCGGCGTTCCAGGGTCCTCAAGCATTCAGACCCTGGGCCACGCAGGACACTGGCAGGGCTGGCAGCCTCAGGGACTTTGGACTTGGCCTGGGGTCTGCGTTCAGTAGGCTGGGCATGCCTGCATCGCCTGGATCCAGCTCGTCCCTGTGGCCCACCTTCACCAAGTCAGCCCCCCACCCAGCTTCCACTGTTCTGGCACAGACCCTGCTCAGCCCACTGGCTGTGTGGTCCGCTGTGACATGGGGACATGGGGACACCAGCCCCTCCCAGAGTGCTTGCTTGTCCAGCATCCGGCTAGAAGGGGCTCTTGATTCTTGACAGACTCAGGAGCCACCCTGCAACCCAGAACAAGAGGAGGCGCCTCCCCTTCTTGCCCCCCAGTAAAATCTCAAACACCCAGAAGTGAGAAAAACATTCAGAGTggtctttataataaaattattattgaatcATATAACACAGAGtccaagaaaatatataaaaattggaaTGTAGAAATTGATTTGTAGAAAACATCAGAATATCACTCCCCCCCGCACCTCCCCCACTGGCAGATGGTTCTGCAGCAAGGCCACAGAGGGGGGCAAGCCCCTCCTAGTATAAGCAACTGGTTTGCCACATCCCCCAGGCCACAGGGACAGTGGAAGTGCACAGACTCTGGGTCAGcgctgcctgggggggggggtgcggggggttACTGAGGTGAGGGCTGATATCAAGGCAAGGGTTTCCAGAGCAGTTAGGACATAAATGCACCCTGAGACCCTGAGGGACAGGTGAAGGTCCTCAACTTtacaaagacagacacacaggacAGTTTGTCCCTAAAGCCCTGACCTGGGAGCAGGCTTGAGGTTGCAAAGGGGAGGTAGAGCTCAGGGAGAAGGCACAAGGCTGCCCATCCAGGGGCACCTCAATCCCAgtccccacccacacacccatggTCCAGGCAAGGCTGTGTGGGCATCGGGTTCTggtctgcccttcctcctgcaaGGGCAGGTGACCCCTGAAGGACACAGGGCTATGGGTCCCAGTTAGACAGGGTAGTGGGGATAGAGAAAAGGCCCTCTGTTCCAGGGAGGCATCTTTGCCTAAGTTTGGGCTAAGGAACTTGTTCCAGTAAAAAGGACACTGGCgtttggtttatttaaaaatagaaaataggggggcctggctggctcagttggtagaacaagcaactcttaatctcagggccatgagttcaagcccctcactggtcatggagcctacttgagaaaaaaaaagaaagaagaaaagaaggctgagctccacacccagcgcccAGTGTGGTCAGGCCTGGCATCCAAAGACCAAAGAGTAGCCCCACTGGgatttccttccccaccccaaacctTCCCAGCAACACCAGAAGGTCCAGAGGACTTCCCCCCTCCATCCCACACTCCTGAGATGTTCCTTGTCACCAAATGTCCCCACAAAAGCAGCACAGCGGGGAGAGTTGGGATTCTTCCTCCCAAGTGTAGGCACACGCTGGCAGGGCGGGGTCTGGCCTGCTCCCGCCCCGGGGAGAGGCCAAGACTCCAGGAGGGGATTATTGCTCAGAACCGCAGCAGAGACCCAGCCACGTAGGCGGGGCGGCCACAGTGCCCACCGAAGGCACGTGGGATTCTGCTGAGTGGGGCCTCGCAAGGCAGCCCGCAGAAGGGGGCTCAGGACTTCACCTCGCAGTCCTGGCAGCCCGAGGGCAGTGGGCAGGCAGAGTGGGCTCTTCAAGGAGACACCGCTGGCCTCCTCCGAACTCGCACCTGGCTGGCGGGCACGAGGGTCTGCTGGTCCTCACAGAAGTCCAGGAATCTCCGCCAGAGAGGGCAACAACGCAGGAGGCGGTGGTCTCCTGCGGAGattgagggaggggagaggagtccATGGTAGACCTCAGCCCTGCcaaagccctccccacccccagccgagCAGCCACACCCCCAGGAGGAgcaccccccagccctccccacccccagctgagcagcCACACCCCCAGGAGaagcccccgccccagcccttcccacccccagctgagcagcCACACCCCCAGGAGaagccccgccccagccctccccacccccagaccagCAGCCACACCCCCAGGAGGAGcaccccccccagccctcccctcccccagccgagCAGCCACACCCCCCAGGAGaagccccgccccagccctccccacccccagctgagcagcCACACCCCCAGGAGaagccccgccccagccctcccctcccccagaccagCAGCCACACCCCCAGGAGaagccccgccccagccctccccacccccagaccagCAGCCACACCCCCAGGAGGAgcaccccccagccctccccacccccagctgagcagcCACACCCCCAGGAGaagccccgccccagccctccccacccccagaccagCAGCCACACCCCCAGGAGGAgcacccccccagccctccccacccccagctgagcagcCACACCCCCAGGAGaagccccgccccagccctccccacccccagaccagCAGCCACACCCCCCAGGAGGAACcccgcccacccctccccacccccagccgagCGGTCCTACCGATGAAGCAGAGTCCCTCTTTGGCCCGGGTGATGGCCACATTGACTTGATTGGGGTCCACCACAAAGCCCAGGAACTTCTTAAGCCAGCTCTTAGTCGGCCGCTGGTCCAGGTCACTCTCCTGGCACGTGCGGACGGTGCTCACCAGCACGTAGCGCCACTCACTTCCTGCGCAGTTGGGCAGGCATGATGAGGCCCCAGCCAtgccacctgcccccaccctgtgACTGCTGGCCCACGAGCCCCCTGCCCCAGAGCCGCACTCACCCTGGCTCTTGGTGATGGAGCACACGGTCACTCCAGTGACACCCTCTCGCCCAAGACTCTTGCTGATCTCCGCAGCCTGAGCATTGTAGGGAGTGAGAATGGCGACGTCTTTGGGATCCACTGTCCTGCCCAGGGTCAGCTGCTTGGCAATGCGGACCTGAGGGACCACGGGGGTGCTGTTGAAGCTGGCCCTGGTacctctcctgccctggatcTGTCCCCCCagttcctccacctcctcctccaggaagccctccctgaccaagAGGCACCTGGGAAAGTCTCACTGACACTCACCACCTCTGCCACCTCCTCCGGGTTGGCCTTGGAGTTTTCATTCCCTTCATCTGTGGACACCAGAAGGCTCTGCTCACGGCCCTGCACGTGGCCAAAGATGACAGAGCAGCTCTCCTTGCCGACGTGGCCAAGGATGCTGGGCGGCCGCTTCAGGCCCCACCAGGTCTTCAGCTTCTTCTTGTAGAACTCCatggaggggaaggtacagatGCCCTCGTGCTGCAAGGCAGGGCATGCGCCGGGGCAGGTCACCTATCTGCTGGGGGTCTTGGGGGCCAGGGTGGACACAGGAGGTCGGGGTGTGGGCAGCAACACCTCTGGCATGCCCGGCCTC
Above is a window of Halichoerus grypus chromosome 10, mHalGry1.hap1.1, whole genome shotgun sequence DNA encoding:
- the FNDC11 gene encoding fibronectin type III domain-containing protein 11; the encoded protein is MNFQVTGLGLDKMKLDSPQSFLDQEEAEEAEDQQLLEPEAWRAYMERRTVLREFLTSDLSPHLLKRHHARMELLKKCSYYIEILPKHLALGDQNPLVLPNTMFQLIDPWKFQRMKKVGTAQTKIQLLLLGDLLEQLDHGRAELDALLESPDPRPFLAGWGLVAQRLADLSAVMDSFLAMMVPGRLHIKHRLVSDVGATKIPRIRLMLSTKMPVMFDRKESVAHQDWASLRWFVTTQPAAPEQFELRFKLLDPRTQQECMQCGIIPVAACTFDVHNLLPNRSYRFTVKRAESYTLVYEPWRDSLTLQTRPGPPEGPTPSRLGKPGLPLTTLSER